The Rhodothermales bacterium genomic sequence GACCCCGGGACGGTGACCGTGCTCCTGCTCCAGGCGGAAGCCGGCGAGGCGGGGGCCTGGGATGCGCTGTTCAGCCTCGTTTATCCGTATCTGCGCAACGCCGCCGCGCGCGCGCTCGAACGGGAGCGCGGCGACCACACGCTGCAACCCACCGACCTCCTCCACGAGGCCTACATGCGGCTGGTGCACCAGGACAAAGCGACCGCCCGCAATCGCGCCCATTTTTTTGGGATCTGCGGCCGGTGCATGCGCCAGATTCTCGTCGACCATGCCCGCGCCCGCAACGCACAAAAACGCGGCGGCGACGTGCAGATCCTCTCGCTCGATGCGCGCATCGATGTCCCGGAGGTCGCGAAGCCCGAATACGTGCTGCTGCTCGACGAGGCGGTCGAGCGGCTGGAGCAGATCGACGAACCCCGCGCCCGGCTGGTGGAAATGCGGCTTTTCGCCGGCCTGACCCTCGAGGAAGCGGCCGTTGCGCTCAACACGACCTATAGCACCGCCCGCCGGCGCTGGGAGGCGGCCCGGCTCTGGCTTCAGGATTATCTGGAACGCGCGGCCTGACGCCGTGCTGTAACATCGCGGGACCCCCGTGCGTGTTGCCAGCACCATCCCATCAAACCGAGGCCGCTGTATGCGATACACGCGTTACGTCATTCCGATTCTTGTCGCCGCGTGGATCGCCGGCTGTGCCGTCCTCGATGGCGATCTCGATGTCTACGAGGGCACCTACGATGTCGGGTTCGAGGTCAATGCCTTTCAGCCGTGCGACGAGACGGAGACATGGTGGGTCGTCGGCCCCAACAGCGCCGTCGATCGGCTTGTGGACCAGACCCTGGCCGTCCGGGCCGCCGACTCGACCCGCGCCAACGCGCCGGTGTTCGTCCGCCTGCAGGGCAAACCGGGACCGAGCGGCCAATATGGTAACACGGGCGCCTACGAACGCGAGTTTTCGCTCCAGGATGTGCTTGAAGTGCGCACCTTCCGCGAAGGCGATTGCGGCTCGTGAGGATGCCCGGGGCCTGTCATCAATCCGGCCGGCATCCTCGCCGATCAGGGGGGATTGGCTGCGGACGTGGGTGCGCGCGTGCCTGGTTCAAGGGCATCGGCGGCATCCCGGAGTAGCTGGATCGCCAGATCCACCTGCGCGCGATGCGTCCGGTAGCCGAGGACGGCGAGGCGGATCGTAAAACGGCCGTCGATGCGGGTCGAAGACAGAAAGACGCGGCCATCCCGTTGTAGCCGGTCCACGATGGCCTCA encodes the following:
- a CDS encoding ECF-type sigma factor; translated protein: MPTLPSAFSDEADPGTVTVLLLQAEAGEAGAWDALFSLVYPYLRNAAARALERERGDHTLQPTDLLHEAYMRLVHQDKATARNRAHFFGICGRCMRQILVDHARARNAQKRGGDVQILSLDARIDVPEVAKPEYVLLLDEAVERLEQIDEPRARLVEMRLFAGLTLEEAAVALNTTYSTARRRWEAARLWLQDYLERAA